The Glycine soja cultivar W05 chromosome 19, ASM419377v2, whole genome shotgun sequence genomic sequence tatatttttttatttcacaacacttaaatctaaaattttacttaagaaaatcagacctaatttcacttatatacaaatatttaaagatgaaaacatattttgtattaaaaatatacacACAATTCGAGGAACAATGATACATTTGTTTacactaagaaaaaaaatatgattttaataaatCTTAACAACTAAAATATGCATCACAATTTAcatcaccaaaaaaattatttgcacataaatatttatgtataagGTTGTCacatttaaaagaagaaaatatataaacaatatgaatatataatgttttggtgcaattttatttcttataaattctcttcattttctttttctttctttttttcttttcatttctcatcaatcatatatttttgctgttttttttacaatatatttttattctttactaatatactatttttttgttttaatttcttttataatgagttgttgtttgtttcatgttaaaaaaaaatactttaaattattataatgtgTTTATTATATGTTAATATGTTACACTTATATGAAAATTCATTTAAcatgaatttataaatatagcaaattaggaaaaaaataattttttgtactttttactccatgtcatattttaatttaataaagacataaaatgagaaaataattttaacctacttgtaaaaaacaaaaaaaaatattacacccTTTCTACCCTTTctaatgaatataaaattatacagGGATAAAACATGTGGCTAAAGTGCAGAgatgaaatatttgaaattaagcACGTGTAGTCTGTAGAACACGCATGTGCTAAGAGGCAGCTaaagtaaaatgttttttttttatccctacATAATATTGATAATGCAGCCTTTTTTCATGCAAATATCTTCCATTGGTCCGTCAGTTAAAAATCCTTGACGTGCATCATTCATCGGCTACCGCCTCAAGCTCTCCACTATGTAATCCGCATACAAGCTCCTTCTCAATATAGAAAAATGTTACTTTAAGAGATTGATATTGTGATCTGATAATCTATGCatgtaaaataacaaaatattataactaAAATGCCGGGGAatttgaaaagagaaagagtttctactaatttaaaaaactatttcataGAAAATTAGAAATGGTGTGAACTGGGGGAACTAAATAGATCAATCAGAAACTTTTGAACCAATTCAGTTTCCAGATTAGTCATGAGACTCATGACTAGGTAAAACAGTAAAGTGTTTGCGAGTCAGAGGACTTACATGGATCGCTTAACCGCTTCAAAAGCAGCTGAGGCAGGCAAAAAGTCGTTTACTGCAACTTCcttgttttcattcttcttGTCTAAATCCtttatgaaggaaaacaaactaTAACATTTATTTCACATGCTGCACTGAAAAGGACCAATGTATTTCATGATTTCAACATGCCTGTAGACGTTAACAAgtagaaaatttgaaaatcaaacatTGGAATTAGAATTCTTGGAAGGATACAGTCTTCAAAAAAACGACGAATTTCAGCTAAACGATGTGGAGGAAGCTCTTTGATATCATTGTAATGTCTATACTCAGGATCATCAGCACAGACAGCAATAATTTTATCATCTTTCTCCCCCTTTACATCAGCACAATTAGTGGTTATTCAGTATTCAATAATCAAAAGAGGAGTTCTTGCCTTGCGGGAAATGAGAGGGTTTAATTTACCTGATCAATCATGGGCATGAGACCAATTGCTTTGGCCCGAAGAAAGCAACCTGGAAGAACCGGCTCCTGTTCAAGTATGAGTTAAGTTTTGAATCTTACAATTTACAAAACATACATAACATAAATTAAGACAGATTTAATACTAAGACGACAACGACAAGATCCATAACTGTGGGAATTGAGATGATCGCCAAGCATTGTTAGACTAGAAGACATCGGTTGAAATTgataaattcattatataattatcaatatcaaattcattataaaataagttCATGCTTAAAATGGATTTAAAAATGAATAGAGATtacttcataaaaaaatgagatgcaGACAATCGTAGGAATGACCTTATTTTGAAAGTTTGTCAGTTTGAAAGTAatctcatttttaaatatatacacGATGCCCACTGATTTACAAGGAAAATTTGATAATATGAACGGATATATAAATACCTGCATAATAATCAAGACATCCAGGGGATCACTGTCCTCACAAATAGTACGAGGGATAAACCCATAGTTGTGAGGATAAACAACTGATGAGTAAAGCACGCGGTCGATCTGTGCATAGATTAGTGTTTAGCAACTTGACTTAGTAACCGTAGAATCGAAAATAACTCAGCAACTATTACAACCTTGATAAGCCCCGACTTTTTGTCCAGTTCATATTTCACCTTGCTCCCTTTCCCAATCTCAATCACCTGAAATATTCAGTCAACTTACATTAACAAATTGCTCAAATGTAatctttgaaaaagaaaaaaaaatctttttttttgtcctttggAAATATAACAACAATATTACAACTCCACAACTTAACAATTAACATGCAAACATATGTTACCAAGGTAGTATCAAAGGTTTGGGGGggagtaaacaaaaaaaaacagagcagagggcattttctttttgttacttGACCATATTGAATTCTTCAGAAAACCTAGTTTATCCAACAAGTTCTTTGGTCCTAACCTTTATAATCCTGGATTCTgaagaaatttgattattcaatTTCAAGAATATGTGAACTACATGGCTCCTACATTCTACAATGAAACGTTTACTTTACTATTCACTATTCAGGCATACTTACACAATTGAAGATAATTG encodes the following:
- the LOC114398184 gene encoding soluble inorganic pyrophosphatase 4-like, with the translated sequence MVETEMDAETVANVVPPKETPNSVSISHHSSHPPLNERIISSMTRRSVAAHPWHDLEIGPGAPIIFNCVIEIGKGSKVKYELDKKSGLIKIDRVLYSSVVYPHNYGFIPRTICEDSDPLDVLIIMQEPVLPGCFLRAKAIGLMPMIDQGEKDDKIIAVCADDPEYRHYNDIKELPPHRLAEIRRFFEDYKKNENKEVAVNDFLPASAAFEAVKRSMSLYADYIVESLRR